In Streptomyces sp. DG2A-72, one genomic interval encodes:
- a CDS encoding cyclic nucleotide-binding domain-containing protein, translating into MTKAIKLLTALPPPQRQRLMALAREVSFPEDCRIFEAGGRADRFWVIRSGAVSLTQRVNSLQRVTVASLGAGDLLGWSWLFPPHEWDFGAEAFSPVRAYEFDAAAVLQLCEEDAQLGLSLVRNVAEILAHRLETTRGKLMEQYAMHRRGL; encoded by the coding sequence ATGACCAAAGCGATAAAACTGCTGACCGCCCTGCCTCCGCCCCAGCGGCAGCGTCTGATGGCGCTCGCGCGGGAGGTCTCCTTCCCGGAGGACTGCCGGATCTTCGAGGCGGGCGGCCGGGCCGACCGCTTCTGGGTCATCCGCTCGGGCGCGGTCTCGCTCACACAGCGGGTGAACTCCCTGCAGCGGGTCACCGTGGCGAGCCTCGGCGCGGGCGATCTGCTCGGCTGGTCCTGGCTGTTCCCGCCGCACGAGTGGGACTTCGGCGCGGAGGCGTTCAGCCCCGTACGCGCCTACGAGTTCGACGCGGCGGCCGTGCTCCAGCTGTGCGAGGAGGATGCGCAGCTCGGGCTGTCGCTGGTGCGCAACGTGGCGGAGATCCTCGCGCACCGGCTGGAGACGACCCGGGGCAAGCTCATGGAGCAGTACGCGATGCACCGGCGGGGCCTGTAG
- a CDS encoding MFS transporter — protein sequence MDTSESSPHSDSEAAEKAGPPRRGWRRWALDTRPLRRPAYRRLWSSTIVTAVGSQLTAVAVPKQIYDITGSSAWVGYASLAGLLPLVVFALWGGAVADTMDRRRLLLITNSGIAVTSLLFWIQAAAGLGSVAVLMVLLALQQAFFGLNAPARSASIARLVPADELPAAQALGSTVMQTGLVAGPLLAGALIPVIGLPELYLIDALALCVAVWAVVRLPSLPPLDGRPARRAGLREIGAGFRYISLHKVLLLSLLADVVAMVLGMPRALFPQLAAETYASYGEGLALGLLFAAIPIGAVLGGLFSGTFSRVRRHGWMVIGAVVAWGVAITGFGLSGSLWLAVAFLAVAGVADMVSMVFRGAILLSAATDEMRGRMQGVFTVVVAGGPRLADLLHGTAGSAFGPRTAVAGGGILVVAVMLGLAAAMPALRRYRV from the coding sequence GTGGACACGAGCGAGAGCAGCCCCCACTCCGACTCCGAGGCCGCCGAGAAGGCGGGACCGCCCCGCCGTGGCTGGCGCCGCTGGGCCTTGGACACCCGTCCGCTGCGCCGCCCCGCCTATCGCCGCCTGTGGAGCTCGACCATCGTCACCGCCGTCGGCAGCCAGCTCACCGCTGTCGCCGTGCCCAAGCAGATCTACGACATCACCGGCTCGTCGGCCTGGGTCGGCTACGCCAGCCTGGCCGGCCTTCTGCCGCTGGTCGTGTTCGCGCTGTGGGGCGGCGCGGTCGCCGACACCATGGACCGCCGCAGGCTGCTGCTGATCACCAACAGCGGTATAGCCGTCACCTCGCTGCTGTTCTGGATCCAGGCCGCCGCCGGGCTGGGCTCGGTGGCGGTGCTGATGGTGCTGCTCGCCCTGCAGCAGGCCTTCTTCGGCCTCAACGCCCCGGCCCGCAGCGCCTCGATCGCCCGCCTGGTCCCCGCGGACGAACTGCCCGCCGCGCAGGCCCTCGGCTCCACCGTCATGCAGACCGGCCTGGTAGCGGGCCCGCTCCTGGCCGGCGCCCTGATCCCGGTCATCGGCCTGCCCGAGCTGTATCTGATCGACGCCCTCGCCCTGTGCGTCGCGGTCTGGGCCGTCGTACGACTGCCCTCGCTGCCGCCGCTGGACGGCCGGCCCGCCCGCCGTGCCGGGCTGCGTGAGATCGGGGCCGGGTTCCGGTACATCTCGCTGCACAAGGTGCTGTTGCTGTCCCTCCTCGCCGACGTCGTCGCGATGGTCCTCGGCATGCCCCGCGCCCTGTTCCCGCAGCTGGCCGCCGAGACCTACGCGTCGTACGGCGAAGGGCTCGCGCTCGGCCTGCTGTTCGCGGCGATCCCCATCGGCGCGGTGCTGGGCGGGCTGTTCTCCGGCACGTTCTCCCGGGTCCGCCGGCACGGCTGGATGGTGATCGGTGCGGTCGTCGCCTGGGGCGTGGCCATCACCGGCTTCGGACTGAGCGGCAGTCTGTGGCTCGCGGTGGCGTTCCTGGCCGTGGCCGGGGTCGCCGACATGGTCTCGATGGTCTTCCGCGGGGCGATCCTGCTGTCCGCCGCCACGGACGAGATGCGCGGCCGGATGCAGGGCGTCTTCACGGTCGTCGTCGCCGGCGGCCCACGCCTCGCCGACCTGCTGCACGGCACCGCGGGCTCCGCCTTCGGTCCGCGTACGGCGGTGGCGGGCGGCGGCATCCTGGTCGTCGCCGTGATGCTGGGCCTGGCCGCGGCGATGCCCGCACTGCGCCGCTACCGCGTCTGA
- a CDS encoding LysE/ArgO family amino acid transporter, translating into MSHALSVAAAGFGTGLSLIVAIGAQNAFVLRQGIRRDAVLPVVAICALSDAALIALGVAGVGAVVVAWPGALTAVGWIGGAFLLCYGALAARRVFRPGALKVEGEAAGSRRRAVLTCLAMTWLNPHVYLDTVFLLGSVAADRGPLRWTFGLGAVCASLCWFAALGFGARLLSRFLARPAAWRVLDALVAATMIALGATLIAGT; encoded by the coding sequence ATGTCCCACGCACTGTCCGTCGCGGCTGCCGGATTCGGCACCGGCCTCTCGCTCATCGTCGCCATCGGCGCCCAGAACGCCTTCGTCCTGCGCCAGGGCATCCGACGCGACGCGGTCCTCCCCGTCGTCGCGATCTGTGCCCTCTCCGACGCGGCCCTCATCGCGCTGGGCGTCGCCGGTGTCGGTGCCGTGGTGGTCGCCTGGCCGGGGGCGCTGACCGCCGTCGGCTGGATCGGCGGTGCGTTCCTGCTCTGCTACGGCGCACTCGCCGCACGGCGGGTGTTCCGGCCGGGCGCCCTGAAGGTGGAGGGGGAGGCCGCTGGTTCCCGCAGGCGTGCCGTGCTCACCTGCCTGGCCATGACCTGGCTCAACCCGCATGTCTACCTCGACACGGTGTTCCTGCTCGGCTCCGTCGCCGCCGACCGCGGCCCGCTGCGCTGGACGTTCGGACTCGGCGCGGTCTGCGCCAGCCTCTGCTGGTTCGCGGCCCTGGGCTTCGGTGCCCGGCTGCTCAGCCGCTTCCTCGCCCGGCCCGCCGCCTGGCGGGTCCTGGACGCTCTGGTCGCCGCGACGATGATCGCCCTCGGCGCGACGCTCATTGCCGGAACCTGA
- a CDS encoding LysR family transcriptional regulator ArgP, protein MTDLPLDQVRTLLAVVDEGTFDAAASALHVTPSAVSQRVKALEQRTGRVLLTRTKPVRATESGEVVVRFARQLARLERDARAELGMTSAGEPTRVSIAVNADSLATWFLGALNRLPAEPRLCFELHREDEDHTAALLREGQVMAAVTSSPDAVAGCSVRALGRMRYVAVASPEFAEAHRGGPLRDAPAVNFDRRDDFQDGFVRRLPGGDGDGHGGASPVRHFIPTSEGFAAAVAAGLGWGMLPEAQAVPLLRAGRLVQLAPERPVDVPLYWQQWKLDSPALAAVADAVSATAAETLRS, encoded by the coding sequence ATGACAGACCTGCCTCTCGACCAGGTACGGACCCTTCTCGCCGTGGTGGACGAGGGCACGTTCGACGCTGCGGCATCCGCTCTGCATGTGACGCCGTCGGCGGTCAGCCAGCGCGTCAAGGCACTGGAGCAGCGCACCGGGCGGGTGCTGCTGACGCGGACGAAGCCGGTGCGGGCGACCGAGTCGGGCGAGGTGGTCGTGCGGTTCGCCCGCCAGCTGGCCCGGCTGGAGCGCGATGCGCGCGCCGAGCTGGGCATGACGAGCGCCGGGGAGCCGACCCGGGTGTCCATCGCCGTGAACGCCGACTCCCTGGCCACCTGGTTCCTGGGCGCGCTCAACCGCCTGCCCGCCGAGCCCCGGCTCTGCTTCGAGCTGCACCGCGAGGACGAGGACCACACGGCGGCGCTGCTCCGGGAGGGCCAGGTGATGGCGGCGGTGACCTCCTCGCCGGACGCCGTGGCGGGGTGCTCGGTGCGGGCGCTGGGCCGGATGCGCTACGTCGCGGTGGCCAGTCCGGAGTTCGCCGAGGCGCATCGCGGCGGGCCGCTGCGGGACGCGCCGGCGGTGAATTTCGACCGACGGGACGACTTCCAGGACGGCTTCGTGCGGCGATTGCCCGGCGGAGATGGGGACGGACACGGCGGAGCGAGCCCGGTGCGGCACTTCATCCCCACCTCGGAGGGCTTCGCGGCGGCCGTCGCCGCCGGTCTCGGCTGGGGCATGCTGCCCGAGGCACAGGCCGTGCCGCTGCTCCGTGCGGGGCGGCTGGTTCAACTGGCGCCGGAGCGGCCGGTGGACGTGCCCCTGTACTGGCAGCAGTGGAAGCTGGATTCGCCCGCACTGGCGGCGGTGGCGGACGCGGTGTCGGCGACGGCTGCTGAGACGCTGCGCTCCTGA
- a CDS encoding MarR family winged helix-turn-helix transcriptional regulator — protein MTTQEISDAELAGQPAAYWTGVAYEALIAYTRARQAEKGYTQPQFWLLRNLSENDISPDGEGMTLSELRAAMASYIRPEDDLAAEAEVLVERGWLTRDSEDRLWLTAEGEQARVDLASNAPAIRAALHEGIDDTDYVTTVKVLQRLIRNAGGTAA, from the coding sequence ATGACGACCCAGGAGATCTCCGACGCCGAACTCGCCGGACAGCCCGCCGCCTACTGGACCGGTGTCGCCTACGAGGCGCTCATCGCGTACACCCGGGCCCGGCAGGCCGAAAAGGGCTACACCCAGCCCCAGTTCTGGCTGCTGCGCAACCTGTCGGAGAACGACATCTCGCCCGACGGCGAGGGGATGACCCTGTCCGAGCTGCGGGCGGCCATGGCCTCCTACATCCGGCCCGAGGACGATCTGGCGGCGGAGGCCGAGGTGCTCGTGGAGCGCGGCTGGCTGACCCGGGACTCCGAGGACCGGCTGTGGCTCACCGCGGAGGGGGAACAGGCCCGCGTCGATCTCGCGAGCAACGCCCCCGCGATCCGTGCCGCCCTGCACGAGGGCATCGACGACACGGACTACGTCACCACGGTGAAGGTGCTCCAGCGGCTGATCCGCAACGCGGGCGGGACGGCCGCCTGA
- a CDS encoding HAMP domain-containing sensor histidine kinase — MSERIPLRKRLLVRLLIASGLIAVCSVAATAWLAVATTTRALREEQGQALAADMEVLAELSGYAATHRDWRGVATTVRELSARTGRRIALTTPDRRTIADSAPPGTSLPPTAAATVDPLRTDTSSERGAQLGGTDPRVVGPYRLTTAERTRLDLLARKRQSCFAHYGLETRLTRTPSGRPVLADADGAGQPGYVPEPCGDGLLNTPTRTEEKALTALHTLARGCLIRAGVDPRLPLSLGDALPGLLFRSPSITSGYDKTGVKDMRQAESCVDDARRAQLDPYTAPVAELFLGGGGSPAVRFDMSPANKAKVVGTAGLVLAVTVAVTAVVATRLVRPLRALTAAAQQPPDRHVRVPVTTRDETGILAAAFNDLTERRERLEAQRKAMVSDIAHELRSPLTNIRGWLEVTRDGVVDPDPALLAALHEEAVVLQRVIDDLRDLADADAGTLRLYREPVRCDELLHQVAAAHHVAADAAGVELRTDIDGTPWLDADPVRMRQALGNLVSNALRHTPAGGIVTLAARQDGDHVVIEVADTGTGITPEELPHVFDRFWRAEKSRSRRTGGSGLGLPIVRHLVAAHGGAAEAVSEPCKGSVFTLRLPGGPTA, encoded by the coding sequence ATGAGCGAGCGCATCCCGCTGCGCAAGCGCCTCCTGGTGCGGCTGCTGATCGCCTCCGGCCTCATCGCCGTGTGTTCGGTGGCGGCGACCGCATGGCTGGCCGTGGCGACCACCACCCGCGCGCTGAGAGAGGAACAGGGCCAGGCCCTCGCCGCGGACATGGAGGTCCTGGCCGAGCTCAGCGGCTACGCGGCCACCCATCGCGACTGGCGGGGAGTCGCCACGACCGTGCGGGAGCTGTCGGCGCGGACAGGCCGGCGTATCGCCTTGACCACCCCCGACCGGAGGACCATCGCCGACTCGGCGCCGCCCGGCACCTCCCTGCCACCGACCGCCGCCGCGACCGTGGACCCGCTGCGCACCGACACCTCCAGCGAGCGGGGCGCCCAACTCGGCGGCACCGACCCGCGCGTGGTCGGCCCGTACCGGCTCACGACGGCGGAACGCACGAGGCTCGACCTCCTGGCCCGGAAACGACAGAGCTGCTTCGCCCACTACGGCCTGGAGACCCGCCTCACCCGCACGCCGAGCGGCCGCCCGGTCCTGGCCGACGCGGACGGTGCGGGTCAGCCCGGCTATGTGCCGGAGCCGTGCGGCGACGGCCTGCTCAACACGCCGACCCGCACGGAGGAAAAGGCGCTGACCGCGCTCCACACGCTCGCGCGCGGCTGTCTGATCCGGGCGGGCGTGGATCCCCGGCTGCCCCTGTCCCTGGGGGACGCCCTGCCCGGCCTGCTCTTCCGGAGCCCGTCCATCACGTCCGGCTACGACAAGACAGGCGTCAAGGACATGCGGCAGGCCGAGTCCTGTGTCGACGACGCCCGTCGCGCCCAGCTCGACCCCTATACGGCGCCGGTGGCCGAACTGTTCCTGGGCGGCGGGGGCAGCCCTGCCGTGCGGTTCGACATGTCCCCGGCCAACAAGGCCAAGGTCGTGGGCACCGCGGGGCTGGTGCTCGCCGTCACCGTGGCCGTGACCGCCGTGGTCGCCACCCGGCTGGTACGGCCGCTGCGCGCGCTGACCGCGGCGGCCCAGCAGCCCCCGGACCGCCATGTCCGCGTCCCCGTCACCACCCGGGACGAGACCGGCATCCTGGCCGCGGCCTTCAACGACCTGACCGAACGCCGCGAACGCCTGGAAGCCCAGCGCAAGGCCATGGTCAGCGACATCGCCCACGAACTGCGCAGCCCGCTCACCAATATCCGCGGCTGGCTGGAGGTCACCCGCGACGGAGTCGTTGACCCGGACCCCGCCCTGCTGGCCGCGCTGCACGAGGAGGCCGTCGTCCTCCAGCGCGTCATCGACGACCTGCGGGACCTCGCGGACGCCGACGCCGGCACCCTGCGCCTGTACCGCGAGCCCGTGCGCTGCGACGAACTCCTCCACCAGGTTGCCGCGGCCCACCACGTCGCCGCCGACGCGGCCGGCGTCGAACTGCGCACCGACATCGACGGCACGCCCTGGCTGGACGCCGACCCGGTCCGGATGCGGCAGGCGCTCGGCAACCTGGTCTCCAACGCGCTGCGGCACACCCCGGCCGGCGGCATCGTCACCCTGGCCGCGCGCCAGGACGGGGACCACGTCGTCATCGAGGTCGCCGACACCGGCACCGGCATCACGCCCGAGGAACTGCCGCACGTCTTCGACCGGTTCTGGCGAGCGGAGAAGTCCCGTAGCCGTCGCACGGGCGGCAGCGGGCTCGGCCTGCCCATCGTCCGCCATCTGGTCGCGGCCCACGGCGGAGCGGCAGAGGCGGTGAGCGAGCCCTGCAAGGGCAGCGTCTTCACCCTGCGGCTGCCGGGCGGTCCGACGGCGTAG
- a CDS encoding response regulator transcription factor, translating to MCAHVLVAEDDEMQAELIRRSLLAEGHTATVVHDGRAALDAARRFAPDLVVLDLMLPVIDGFGVCRVLRADDDIPVLMLTARSTEDDILLGLELGADDYMTKPYSPRELMARIRTVLRRSGRVPADRREDPVVHAAGLSVDPVRHEVRCDSAPVECTPAEFEILLAMVGEAERVFSRRQLLEITRGTDRASTERAVDVHIMNLRKKIEADPRRPARLLTVFGVGYKLSGGR from the coding sequence GTGTGCGCACATGTGCTGGTCGCCGAGGACGACGAGATGCAGGCCGAGTTGATACGACGCTCCCTGCTCGCGGAGGGTCACACCGCCACCGTGGTCCACGACGGACGGGCCGCGCTGGACGCGGCGCGGCGTTTTGCCCCTGACCTTGTCGTCCTGGATCTGATGCTCCCGGTGATCGACGGGTTCGGGGTGTGCCGGGTGCTGCGCGCGGACGACGACATCCCCGTCCTGATGCTCACCGCCCGCTCGACCGAGGACGACATCCTGCTCGGCCTGGAGCTGGGCGCGGACGACTACATGACCAAGCCGTACAGTCCGCGCGAGCTGATGGCCCGCATCCGGACCGTCCTGCGGCGCAGCGGACGGGTGCCCGCGGACCGGCGCGAGGATCCGGTCGTACACGCCGCGGGTCTCTCGGTCGATCCCGTACGGCACGAAGTGCGCTGCGACTCGGCGCCGGTGGAGTGCACGCCGGCCGAGTTCGAGATCCTGCTGGCCATGGTCGGGGAAGCGGAACGGGTGTTCTCCCGGCGGCAGTTGCTGGAGATCACCCGGGGCACCGACCGGGCCTCCACCGAACGGGCCGTCGACGTCCACATCATGAACCTGCGCAAGAAGATCGAGGCCGACCCGCGCCGCCCGGCCCGGCTGCTGACCGTGTTCGGCGTCGGCTACAAGCTCAGCGGCGGCCGCTGA
- a CDS encoding DUF488 domain-containing protein — translation MSVRVRRVYDPPEPQDGVRVLVDRLWPRGLSKDAARVDEWPKALTPSTELRRWYHAGEGSYEEFSRRYEAELAAPEAAELLDSIRELTRKGPVTLLTSAKTPEESHAAVLARLLQN, via the coding sequence GTGAGCGTTCGCGTCCGTCGCGTCTACGATCCGCCCGAGCCGCAGGACGGCGTGCGTGTCCTGGTCGACCGGCTGTGGCCGCGCGGACTGTCGAAGGACGCGGCGCGGGTGGACGAGTGGCCGAAGGCGCTCACTCCGTCGACCGAACTGCGCCGCTGGTACCACGCGGGCGAGGGGTCGTACGAGGAGTTCAGCCGTCGCTACGAGGCAGAACTCGCCGCGCCCGAGGCCGCTGAACTCCTCGATTCCATCCGGGAATTGACCCGCAAGGGGCCGGTGACCCTGCTCACCTCGGCCAAGACTCCCGAGGAGAGTCATGCCGCCGTGCTGGCCCGCCTCCTCCAGAACTGA
- a CDS encoding FAD-binding dehydrogenase produces MDADVIVVGAGLAGLVAAHELTSRGRRVALVDQENAANLGGQAFWSFGGLFLVDSPEQRRLGIKDSFDLAWNDWQGSAQFDRVDDEDSWAVRWARAYVEFAAGEKRSWLAGHGISFLPTVGWAERGDLRADGHGNSVPRFHIAWGTGTGVVEPFVGHAKQAARDGLLTFYHRHQVDELVVEEGSVRGVRGTVLAEDRSARGVASNRDRIGEFELTAQAVVVTTGGIGANHDIVRRYWPERLGTAPTEMVTGVPAYVDGRMLDISDRAGVRLVNRDRMWHYTEGLQNWDPIWPGHGIRILPGPSSLWFDALGRRLPDPCLPGYDTLGTLKHLRTTGDIAGYDHSWFILTQKIIEKEFALSGSEQNPDITSKDRKAFLRERVLGKGAPGPVDAFLRKGADFVVAPTLDQLVEKMNQLTEKPLLDAAEVRRQIEARDLQIANPYAKDSQVQGIRNARRYIGDRLGRVATPHRILDPAAGPLIGVKLHVLTRKTLGGIQTDLESRALGADGQPVDGLYAAGEVAGFGGGGVHGYNALEGTFLGGCLFSGRAAGRAAAQQTG; encoded by the coding sequence ATGGATGCCGATGTCATCGTCGTCGGAGCGGGCCTCGCCGGCCTGGTCGCGGCGCACGAACTCACCAGCCGGGGCCGCAGGGTCGCCCTGGTCGACCAGGAGAACGCCGCCAACCTCGGCGGCCAGGCGTTCTGGTCCTTCGGCGGGCTGTTCCTGGTCGACTCCCCGGAACAGCGGCGCCTGGGCATCAAGGACTCCTTCGACCTCGCCTGGAACGACTGGCAGGGCAGCGCGCAGTTCGACCGCGTCGACGACGAGGACTCCTGGGCGGTGCGCTGGGCGCGGGCCTACGTCGAGTTCGCGGCGGGGGAGAAGCGCTCGTGGCTCGCCGGGCACGGCATCTCGTTCCTGCCCACCGTCGGCTGGGCGGAGCGCGGCGACCTGCGGGCCGACGGGCACGGCAACTCCGTCCCCCGCTTCCATATCGCCTGGGGCACGGGCACGGGTGTCGTCGAGCCCTTCGTCGGCCACGCCAAGCAGGCGGCGCGCGACGGGCTGCTCACCTTCTACCACCGGCACCAGGTGGACGAACTCGTCGTCGAGGAGGGCTCGGTGCGCGGCGTGCGCGGCACGGTCCTCGCCGAGGACCGCTCGGCCCGCGGTGTCGCCTCCAACCGCGACCGGATCGGCGAGTTCGAACTCACCGCCCAGGCCGTCGTCGTCACCACCGGCGGCATCGGCGCCAACCACGACATCGTCCGCCGCTACTGGCCCGAACGCCTCGGCACCGCGCCCACGGAGATGGTCACCGGCGTACCGGCCTACGTCGACGGCCGCATGCTCGACATCAGCGACCGGGCCGGCGTACGGCTGGTCAACCGCGACCGCATGTGGCACTACACCGAGGGCCTGCAGAACTGGGACCCGATCTGGCCCGGCCACGGCATCCGCATCCTGCCCGGCCCGTCCTCGTTGTGGTTCGACGCTCTCGGCCGCCGACTGCCCGACCCGTGCCTGCCCGGCTACGACACCCTCGGCACCCTCAAGCATCTGCGCACCACCGGGGACATCGCCGGATACGACCACTCCTGGTTCATCCTCACCCAGAAGATCATCGAGAAGGAGTTCGCCCTGTCGGGTTCCGAGCAGAACCCCGACATCACCTCCAAGGACCGCAAGGCGTTCCTGCGCGAGCGCGTGCTGGGCAAGGGCGCGCCGGGACCGGTCGACGCGTTCCTGCGCAAGGGAGCGGACTTCGTCGTGGCCCCGACCCTGGACCAACTGGTCGAGAAGATGAACCAGTTGACCGAGAAGCCGCTTCTCGACGCGGCCGAGGTACGGCGCCAGATCGAGGCACGCGACCTGCAGATCGCCAACCCCTACGCGAAGGACTCCCAGGTCCAGGGCATCCGCAACGCCCGCCGCTACATCGGCGACCGCCTCGGCAGGGTCGCGACCCCGCACCGCATCCTCGACCCGGCCGCAGGACCCCTGATCGGCGTCAAGCTGCACGTCCTGACCCGCAAGACCCTCGGCGGCATCCAGACCGACCTCGAATCCCGCGCCCTGGGCGCCGACGGACAGCCGGTCGACGGCCTCTACGCGGCCGGCGAGGTAGCCGGCTTCGGCGGCGGCGGCGTCCACGGCTACAACGCCCTGGAGGGCACCTTCCTCGGCGGCTGCCTGTTCTCGGGGCGCGCGGCGGGGCGGGCGGCGGCGCAGCAGACGGGCTGA
- a CDS encoding TetR/AcrR family transcriptional regulator: MVAEATTGRVTRRRVRTRANLLDAAFAVFAAKGFGRVSIEEVCEAAGYSRGAFYSNFASLDELFFALYRQRADLIAEQVSGALALDGPDLDVPAAVDRVTEVLLLDRDWLLVKTDFLVHAARDPDVARTLLEHRARLRGAIAERLARARGHTELPAVLGDIDAAAHAVVAAYDGVTTQLLLDRDVEHARVWLKQLLTALLTDGSDAAV, encoded by the coding sequence ATGGTGGCGGAGGCGACGACCGGGCGCGTGACCAGGCGCCGTGTCCGCACGCGCGCGAACCTGCTCGACGCCGCGTTCGCGGTCTTCGCGGCCAAGGGCTTCGGCCGGGTCTCGATCGAGGAGGTCTGCGAGGCGGCCGGGTACAGCCGGGGCGCTTTCTACTCGAACTTCGCCAGCCTCGACGAGCTGTTCTTCGCCCTCTACCGGCAGCGCGCCGACCTGATCGCCGAGCAGGTGTCCGGGGCGCTCGCCCTCGACGGCCCCGACCTCGACGTGCCCGCCGCCGTCGACCGCGTCACCGAGGTGCTGCTGCTCGACCGGGACTGGCTGCTGGTGAAGACGGACTTCCTGGTGCACGCCGCCCGTGACCCGGACGTCGCGCGGACCCTGCTGGAGCACCGGGCGCGGCTGCGCGGCGCCATCGCGGAACGGCTCGCCCGCGCCCGGGGCCACACCGAACTGCCCGCCGTACTGGGCGACATCGACGCCGCCGCGCACGCGGTGGTAGCCGCGTACGACGGGGTCACCACCCAACTGCTGCTGGACCGGGACGTCGAGCACGCTCGCGTCTGGCTCAAGCAACTGCTCACCGCGCTGCTGACCGACGGCAGCGACGCCGCCGTATGA
- a CDS encoding alpha-ketoglutarate-dependent dioxygenase AlkB gives MTTHLQGSLFDQADRLRLGSLDGMRRTELGRGAWIDVLPGWLEGSDALFEQLADEVPWRAERRTMYDHVVDVPRLLAFYGADDPLPHPVLDEARDTLSAHYADELGEPFTTAGLCYYRDGRDSVAWHGDRIGRGAREDTMVAILSVGSPRDLLLRPLRGGGDTIRRPLGHGDLIVMGGSCQRTWEHAVPKTARAAGPRISVQFRPDGVH, from the coding sequence ATGACCACGCACCTCCAGGGCTCGCTCTTCGACCAGGCGGACCGGCTCCGGCTCGGCTCCCTCGACGGGATGCGCCGCACCGAGCTGGGCCGCGGCGCGTGGATCGACGTCCTGCCCGGGTGGCTCGAAGGCTCCGACGCCCTGTTCGAACAGCTGGCGGACGAGGTGCCGTGGCGTGCGGAACGGCGCACGATGTACGACCACGTAGTCGACGTACCTCGACTGCTGGCGTTCTACGGCGCCGACGACCCGCTGCCGCACCCCGTGCTGGACGAGGCGCGCGACACGCTCTCGGCGCACTACGCCGACGAACTCGGCGAACCCTTCACCACGGCCGGCCTGTGCTATTACCGCGACGGCCGCGACAGCGTCGCCTGGCACGGCGACCGGATCGGACGGGGCGCCCGGGAGGACACGATGGTCGCGATCCTCTCCGTCGGCTCACCCCGTGATCTGCTGCTGCGTCCCCTGCGCGGCGGCGGCGACACGATCCGGCGTCCGCTGGGCCACGGGGACCTCATCGTGATGGGCGGCTCCTGCCAGCGGACCTGGGAGCACGCCGTACCGAAGACCGCACGGGCCGCGGGACCGCGCATCAGCGTGCAGTTCCGCCCGGACGGCGTGCACTGA
- a CDS encoding MBL fold metallo-hydrolase: MRAAVEQVADGTYLVHGSNTNWVILSEGDAVTLIDTGYPGDRELLLASLAEVGSSPEAVTAVLITHAHNDHLGSAEHLRGTYGTPVYLHEAEVPHARRDFLHQVSVGQVLGNGWRPGVLPWAVHALRVGGTAHVPVAEPQPFPAQGPLDLPGRPVPVHTPGHTLGHTAYHLPGTGVVISGDALVSGHPTSRATGPQLLPGMFHHERARAVTSLETLEGLDGDVLVPGHGPVHRGPVREAARHARERAL, encoded by the coding sequence ATGCGGGCAGCAGTGGAGCAAGTCGCCGACGGCACCTACCTGGTGCACGGCAGCAACACGAACTGGGTGATCCTGAGCGAGGGGGACGCCGTCACGCTGATCGACACGGGCTACCCCGGGGACCGGGAGCTGCTTCTCGCTTCCCTTGCGGAGGTGGGCAGTTCGCCGGAGGCGGTGACGGCGGTACTGATCACGCACGCCCACAACGACCACCTGGGTTCCGCCGAGCACCTGCGTGGCACGTACGGCACGCCCGTCTACCTGCACGAGGCCGAAGTGCCGCACGCCCGCCGTGATTTCCTGCACCAGGTGTCCGTCGGCCAGGTCCTCGGGAACGGCTGGCGTCCGGGCGTCCTGCCGTGGGCCGTGCATGCCCTGCGGGTCGGCGGCACCGCCCATGTCCCCGTCGCCGAACCGCAGCCGTTCCCGGCGCAGGGGCCGCTCGACCTGCCCGGCCGCCCCGTCCCCGTACACACGCCCGGCCATACGCTCGGCCACACCGCCTACCACCTCCCGGGCACCGGAGTGGTGATCTCCGGCGACGCCCTGGTCAGCGGCCACCCCACCTCGCGCGCCACGGGGCCCCAGCTGCTGCCGGGCATGTTCCATCACGAACGCGCCCGCGCCGTGACCTCGCTGGAGACCCTGGAGGGCCTCGACGGCGACGTCCTGGTCCCCGGGCACGGGCCGGTGCACCGCGGTCCAGTACGTGAGGCGGCACGGCACGCACGGGAGCGCGCACTCTAG